One part of the Lycium ferocissimum isolate CSIRO_LF1 chromosome 8, AGI_CSIRO_Lferr_CH_V1, whole genome shotgun sequence genome encodes these proteins:
- the LOC132067487 gene encoding UDP-galactose/UDP-glucose transporter 3-like: protein MEAHGAGLRRVAVLAFCVAGIWSAYIYQGVLQETVSTKRFGPNNERFEHLAFLNLAQNVVCLVWSFIMIKIWSNGKSGGAPWWSYWSAGITNTIGPAMGIEALKYISYPAQVLAKSSKMIPVMFMGTLVYGIRYSIPEYVCSLLVAGGVSLFALSKTSSKTISKLAHPNAPLGYGLCFLNLTFDGFTNATQDSISARYPKTSAWDIMFGMNLWGTIYNMVFMFGWPTASGYEAVQFCKQHPEAAWDILLYCLCGAVGQNFIFLTISRFGSLTNTTITTTRKFVSIVVSSVLSGNPLSPKQWTSVAMVFSGLSYQIYLKWRKLQRMTKKRKPM, encoded by the exons ATGGAAGCTCACGGTGCTGGTCTCCGGCGCGTAGCTGTACTCGCGTTTTGTGTAGCCGGCATTTGGTCTGCTTATATTTATCAAGGCGTTCTTCAAGAGACAGT GTCAACGAAGCGGTTTGGTCCTAACAATGAGAGGTTTGAACACTTGGCGTTCCTAAACCTGGCGCAAAATGTAGTTTGTTTGGTATGGTCATTTATAA TGATTAAGATTTGGTCTAATGGGAAGAGTGGTGGTGCTCCTTGGTGGAGTTATTGGAGTGCTGGTATTACAAATACTATTGGCCCCGCAATGGGGATTGAAGCATTGAAGTACATTAGCTATCCTGCTCAG GTCCTGGCAAAATCATCAAAAATGATTCCTG TAATGTTCATGGGAACGCTTGTTTATGGCATAAGATACTCCATTCCAGAATATGTGTGTTCTCTACTTGTTGCTGGTGGTGTGTCACTATTTGCGCTCTCAAAG ACTAGCTCGAAAACCATTAGTAAATTGGCACACCCAAACGCTCCACTTGGGTATGGGCTTTGCTTCCTGAACCTCACCTTTGATGGTTTCACCAATGCTACGCAGGATTCGATTTCAGCAAG GTATCCTAAGACATCTGCGTGGGATATTATGTTTGGAATGAATTTGTGGGGCACCATTTAcaatatggtgttcatgtttgGCTGGCCAACTGCCAGCGGTTATGAGGCCGTTCAGTTCTGTAAGCAGCATCCAGAGGCAGCATGGGACATTCTTCTTTACTGTCTATGCGGCGCTGTGGGACAGAACTTCATTTTCCTAACCATTAGTCGCTTTGGTTCTCTGACCAACACAACCATCACTACAACACGCAAGTTTGTGAGCATAGTTGTATCTTCTGTGTTAAGTGGCAATCCACTGTCACCAAAGCAATGGACAAGCGTCGCCATGGTGTTCTCAGGATTGTCTTACCAGATTTACTTGAAGTGGAGGAAGTTGCAGAGGATGACAAAGAAGAGGAAGCCCATGTAA